The following proteins are encoded in a genomic region of Mycolicibacterium confluentis:
- the rpsD gene encoding 30S ribosomal protein S4, producing the protein MARYTGPMTRKSRRLGVDLVGGDQSFEKRPYPPGQHGRARIKESEYRTQLQEKQKARFTYGVLEKQFRKYYEEANRKSGKTGENLLRILESRLDNVVYRAGLARTRRMARQLVSHGHFTVNGVKVNIPSYRVSQYDIIDVKDKSLNTDPFIISRETAGDRPIPSWLQVVGERQRILVHQLPERAQIDVPLSEQLIVEFYSK; encoded by the coding sequence ATGGCTCGTTACACCGGACCGATGACCCGCAAGTCGCGCCGCCTCGGCGTTGACCTGGTCGGGGGAGATCAGTCGTTTGAGAAGCGTCCCTACCCGCCCGGCCAGCACGGCCGCGCGCGGATCAAGGAGAGCGAATACCGCACCCAGCTCCAGGAGAAGCAGAAGGCTCGCTTCACCTACGGAGTGCTGGAGAAGCAGTTCCGCAAGTACTACGAAGAGGCCAACCGCAAGTCGGGCAAGACCGGCGAAAACCTGCTCCGGATCCTGGAGAGCCGGCTGGACAACGTCGTGTACCGCGCCGGCCTCGCGCGCACCCGCCGGATGGCCCGTCAGTTGGTCAGCCACGGTCACTTCACCGTCAACGGTGTCAAGGTGAACATCCCGAGCTACCGGGTGTCGCAGTACGACATCATCGACGTCAAGGACAAGTCGCTGAACACGGATCCGTTCATCATTTCGCGGGAGACCGCGGGTGACCGGCCGATCCCGTCCTGGCTGCAGGTCGTGGGCGAGCGTCAGCGCATCCTCGTGCACCAGCTGCCCGAGCGTGCGCAGATCGACGTGCCGCTCTCCGAGCAGCTGATCGTCGAGTTCTACTCGAAGTAA
- the rpsK gene encoding 30S ribosomal protein S11 — translation MAPPKKAAGAKRGKTARRKEKKNVPHGAAHIKSTFNNTIVSITDPQGNVIAWASSGHVGFKGSRKSTPFAAQLAAENAARKAQEHGVKKVDVFVKGPGSGRETAIRSLQAAGLEVGAIADVTPQPHNGCRPPKRRRV, via the coding sequence ATGGCACCACCGAAGAAGGCCGCGGGCGCCAAGCGCGGCAAGACCGCCCGTCGCAAGGAAAAGAAGAACGTCCCGCACGGCGCTGCTCACATCAAGAGCACGTTCAACAACACCATCGTGTCGATCACCGATCCGCAGGGCAACGTCATCGCGTGGGCGTCCTCGGGCCATGTCGGCTTCAAGGGGTCGCGTAAGTCCACCCCGTTCGCCGCCCAGCTGGCCGCCGAGAACGCTGCCCGCAAGGCGCAGGAGCACGGCGTGAAGAAGGTCGACGTGTTCGTCAAGGGTCCCGGCTCCGGCCGTGAGACCGCCATCCGCTCGCTGCAGGCCGCCGGCCTCGAAGTGGGCGCCATTGCCGATGTCACCCCGCAGCCGCACAACGGCTGCCGTCCGCCCAAGCGGCGCCGGGTCTAG
- the rpsM gene encoding 30S ribosomal protein S13: MARLVGVDLPRDKRMEIALTYIYGIGRTRSQEILAATGIDRDLRTKDLTDDQLTQLRDYIEGNLKVEGDLRREVQADIRRKIEIGCYQGLRHRRGLPVRGQRTKTNARTRKGPKRTIAGKKKAR; this comes from the coding sequence GTGGCACGTCTAGTGGGCGTCGATCTTCCGCGCGACAAGCGCATGGAGATCGCGCTGACCTACATCTACGGCATTGGCCGTACCCGCTCCCAGGAGATCTTGGCTGCGACCGGTATCGACCGGGATCTGCGCACCAAGGACCTGACCGATGATCAGCTGACTCAGCTGCGCGACTACATCGAGGGCAACCTCAAGGTGGAGGGCGATCTGCGCCGCGAGGTGCAGGCCGATATCCGCCGCAAGATCGAGATCGGCTGCTACCAGGGCCTGCGGCACCGCCGTGGCCTGCCGGTGCGCGGCCAGCGGACCAAGACCAACGCGCGCACCCGCAAGGGACCCAAGCGCACCATCGCCGGCAAGAAGAAGGCTAGGTAA
- the rpmJ gene encoding 50S ribosomal protein L36, whose product MKVNPSVKPICDKCRVIRRHGRVMVICSDPRHKQRQG is encoded by the coding sequence GTGAAGGTCAACCCGAGCGTCAAGCCGATCTGCGACAAGTGCAGGGTGATCCGCCGGCACGGGCGGGTCATGGTGATCTGCTCCGATCCGCGCCACAAGCAGCGGCAGGGCTGA
- the infA gene encoding translation initiation factor IF-1 encodes MAKKDGAIEVEGRVVEPLPNAMFRIELENGHKVLAHISGKMRQHYIRILPEDRVVVELSPYDLSRGRIVYRYK; translated from the coding sequence ATGGCCAAGAAAGACGGTGCCATCGAGGTCGAGGGCCGCGTGGTCGAGCCTCTGCCCAATGCGATGTTCCGCATTGAGCTTGAGAACGGACACAAGGTGCTCGCGCACATCAGCGGCAAGATGCGGCAGCACTACATCCGCATCCTGCCCGAGGACCGCGTCGTAGTGGAGCTTTCTCCCTATGACCTGTCCCGCGGCCGCATTGTGTATCGCTACAAGTAA
- a CDS encoding NfeD family protein: protein MTAVYLAAFAVGGIAVLVTLLLTDLDFGATHDGLPFLSLTSLSAGLLGAGTGGLVAGWAGAGRVGAGVIAAISAVALIAALQGVLLPYLRHQESNSAQGRSSYIGRLGTVTLEVPQDGWGEIAFVDADGNRVRARAVSAEPSALPKSTPVYISDVDADFVHVVVVPEH from the coding sequence GTGACAGCGGTCTACTTGGCGGCGTTCGCGGTGGGTGGAATCGCGGTTCTGGTCACGCTGCTGCTGACCGATCTGGACTTCGGCGCCACCCATGACGGACTGCCCTTCCTGAGCCTGACGAGCCTCTCGGCCGGTCTGCTCGGGGCGGGCACCGGCGGCCTGGTGGCCGGCTGGGCCGGGGCGGGACGGGTCGGCGCCGGGGTGATCGCCGCGATCAGTGCGGTGGCCCTGATCGCCGCACTGCAGGGTGTGCTGCTGCCCTACCTCCGCCATCAGGAGTCCAATTCCGCGCAGGGCCGGTCCTCCTACATCGGGCGGTTGGGCACCGTGACGCTCGAGGTGCCGCAGGACGGCTGGGGTGAGATCGCGTTCGTCGACGCCGACGGCAACCGGGTCCGGGCCCGCGCCGTCAGCGCCGAACCGTCCGCACTGCCCAAATCCACGCCCGTCTACATCAGCGACGTCGACGCCGACTTCGTCCATGTTGTCGTTGTCCCGGAGCACTAG
- a CDS encoding flotillin family protein gives MSSLLIIIVVAVAALLLFVALPLIYVKNYIKVPPNEVAVFTGRGTPKVVRGGARFRMPGIERVDIMSLEPFNVSINLQNALSNNGVPVNVEAVGLVRIGSADEAVQTAVQRFLTSDLNELQRQINEILAGSLRGITATMTVEDLNSNRDSLARSVVEEAGGDLARIGMEVDVLKIAGISDANDYLKSLGQRRIAEVKRDATVGTAEAERDAQIQSAKARQEGSIAQAEADTAIATANQRRDVELARLRAQTEAENAQADQAGPLANARAQKDVGIATEQAEAARVQARIEVEQRRAEQAQAALQADVIAPAEAQRQANVAIAEGQRQAAILAAEANAEAKRRAGQADADARKAAADALRVEQQAEADSLAAKLVAEAAGKKELADALRAEQQAEAAGIEAKLTAEAVGKKEIAAALNSYNADAARLLMLPDVLASVVKATEAAAAPLASVDRLSIIGGASDAQDAVGALLGVSPIAVAKIVESLRASGIDLAEMLTPNSHSSAQ, from the coding sequence ATGTCCAGTCTGCTGATCATCATCGTCGTCGCCGTCGCTGCCCTGCTGCTGTTCGTGGCGCTGCCGCTGATCTACGTCAAGAACTACATCAAGGTGCCGCCGAATGAGGTCGCGGTGTTCACCGGACGCGGCACGCCCAAGGTGGTGCGCGGCGGAGCGAGGTTCCGGATGCCCGGCATCGAGCGCGTCGACATCATGAGTCTGGAACCCTTCAACGTCAGCATCAATCTGCAGAACGCGTTGTCCAACAACGGCGTTCCGGTCAACGTCGAGGCCGTCGGCCTGGTCCGAATCGGGTCGGCCGACGAGGCCGTGCAGACCGCGGTGCAGCGCTTCCTGACCTCCGACTTGAACGAACTGCAGCGCCAGATCAACGAGATCCTGGCCGGCAGCCTGCGCGGCATCACCGCGACCATGACCGTCGAGGACCTCAACTCCAACCGAGACAGCCTGGCACGCAGCGTGGTCGAGGAGGCCGGCGGCGACCTGGCCCGGATCGGCATGGAGGTCGACGTCCTCAAGATCGCAGGCATCTCCGACGCCAACGACTACCTGAAGTCGCTGGGCCAGCGGCGCATCGCCGAGGTCAAGCGCGACGCCACCGTCGGCACCGCCGAGGCCGAACGCGACGCGCAGATCCAGTCGGCCAAGGCCCGCCAGGAGGGCTCGATCGCCCAGGCCGAGGCCGACACGGCGATCGCGACCGCCAACCAGCGCCGCGACGTCGAACTGGCCCGGTTGCGCGCCCAGACCGAGGCCGAGAACGCCCAGGCCGACCAGGCCGGCCCGCTGGCCAACGCCCGCGCGCAGAAGGACGTCGGCATCGCCACCGAGCAGGCCGAGGCGGCCCGGGTGCAGGCCCGTATCGAGGTCGAGCAGCGCCGCGCCGAACAGGCTCAGGCCGCGCTGCAGGCCGACGTCATCGCGCCCGCGGAGGCGCAGCGACAAGCCAACGTCGCGATCGCCGAGGGCCAGCGGCAGGCCGCGATCCTGGCCGCCGAAGCCAACGCCGAGGCCAAGCGGCGCGCCGGTCAGGCCGACGCCGACGCCCGCAAGGCCGCGGCCGACGCACTGCGCGTCGAGCAGCAGGCCGAGGCCGACAGCCTTGCGGCCAAGCTGGTCGCCGAGGCCGCAGGCAAGAAGGAGCTCGCCGACGCACTGCGCGCCGAGCAGCAGGCCGAAGCCGCGGGCATCGAGGCCAAGCTGACGGCCGAGGCCGTCGGCAAGAAGGAGATCGCCGCGGCGCTCAACAGCTACAACGCCGACGCGGCCCGACTGCTGATGCTGCCCGACGTGCTGGCCTCGGTGGTCAAGGCCACCGAAGCCGCCGCCGCCCCGCTGGCGTCGGTGGACAGGCTCTCGATCATCGGCGGCGCCTCCGACGCCCAGGACGCGGTCGGCGCCCTGTTGGGCGTCAGCCCGATCGCGGTCGCCAAGATCGTCGAGAGCCTGCGGGCCTCGGGGATCGACCTGGCCGAGATGCTCACACCGAACTCGCACTCTTCGGCGCAGTGA
- a CDS encoding FAD-dependent oxidoreductase, translated as MTAPAAAPRKPIILTVDDDPAVSRAVARDLRRKYAETYRIVRAENGPDALDTLRELKLRGDTVAVFVADYRMPAMSGIEFLEAAMDLYPMARRVLLTAYADTHAAIDAINVVDLDHYLLKPWDPPEEKLYPVIDALLEAWNADGGHPMPNTKIIGHRYSRRSSEVREFLASNRLPYHWIFADDDEGHRLLEAAGLDDRALPVVITETGEPLVDPSNTELAGRLGLSTEPRADFYDLAVIGGGPGGLAAAVYGASEGLRTVLIEAVATGGQAGQSSRIENYLGFPDGVRGDQLADRARRQAEKFSADLITTREAVALELHGNTRTIRFADGGSLDCRSVVLATGVSYRELDADGCHSRDGDDSSLIGRGVYYGAATYVAAECEDQEVYVVGGANSAGQAAMNLARKAARVHLVVRGPSLEASMSYYLIQQIEATPNIEVHTNTRVCRAFGGEGLENLTLIDGTTNQTTDVGCTQLFIFIGAQPRTDWLPDAIARDDRGFVLSGPDLKPDSGWPLDRPPHHLETSVPGVFVAGDVRAESAKRVAAAVGEGSMAVMFVHRYLAET; from the coding sequence ATGACCGCACCCGCCGCCGCGCCTCGCAAACCCATCATCCTCACGGTCGACGACGATCCCGCTGTGTCTCGGGCGGTGGCCCGAGATCTGCGTCGCAAATATGCCGAGACCTATCGGATCGTGCGCGCCGAGAACGGCCCGGACGCGCTGGACACGCTGCGCGAACTGAAGCTGCGCGGCGACACCGTCGCGGTGTTCGTCGCCGACTACCGGATGCCGGCCATGAGCGGCATCGAGTTCCTCGAGGCGGCCATGGACCTGTACCCGATGGCCCGGCGCGTGCTGCTGACCGCGTACGCCGACACACACGCCGCGATCGACGCGATCAACGTCGTCGACCTCGACCACTACCTGCTCAAGCCGTGGGATCCGCCCGAGGAGAAGCTCTACCCCGTCATCGACGCGCTGCTCGAGGCGTGGAACGCCGACGGCGGGCACCCGATGCCGAACACCAAGATCATCGGCCACCGCTACTCGCGGCGGTCCTCGGAGGTCAGGGAGTTCCTGGCCAGCAATCGGCTGCCGTACCACTGGATCTTCGCCGACGACGACGAGGGACACCGCCTGCTGGAGGCCGCGGGTCTCGACGACCGCGCCCTGCCCGTCGTGATCACCGAGACCGGTGAGCCACTGGTCGACCCGTCCAACACCGAGTTGGCGGGCCGACTGGGACTGTCCACCGAACCGCGAGCCGACTTCTACGACCTCGCAGTGATCGGCGGTGGCCCAGGTGGTCTGGCCGCCGCGGTCTACGGCGCCTCCGAGGGCCTGCGGACCGTGCTGATCGAGGCCGTCGCCACCGGCGGACAGGCCGGGCAGAGTTCGCGGATCGAGAACTACCTCGGCTTCCCCGACGGCGTGCGCGGTGATCAACTCGCCGACCGCGCGCGCAGGCAGGCCGAGAAGTTCTCGGCGGACCTCATCACCACGCGGGAGGCCGTCGCGCTGGAACTGCACGGCAACACCCGCACCATCCGGTTCGCCGACGGCGGGTCGCTGGACTGCCGCTCGGTCGTACTGGCCACGGGTGTGTCCTACCGCGAACTCGACGCCGACGGCTGCCACAGCCGTGACGGCGACGACTCCAGCCTGATCGGCCGGGGTGTCTACTACGGGGCCGCCACCTACGTCGCCGCCGAATGCGAGGACCAGGAGGTCTACGTCGTCGGCGGGGCCAACTCGGCCGGGCAGGCCGCAATGAACCTGGCGCGCAAGGCCGCCCGCGTGCACCTCGTGGTCCGCGGCCCGTCGCTGGAGGCCTCGATGTCGTACTACCTGATCCAGCAGATCGAGGCGACGCCCAACATCGAGGTGCACACCAACACCCGGGTGTGCCGGGCCTTCGGCGGCGAGGGGCTGGAGAACCTCACCCTGATCGACGGCACGACCAACCAGACCACCGACGTCGGCTGCACCCAACTGTTCATCTTCATCGGCGCGCAACCGCGCACCGACTGGCTGCCCGACGCCATCGCCCGCGACGACCGCGGTTTCGTGCTGTCGGGCCCCGATCTGAAACCGGACTCCGGGTGGCCGCTGGATCGTCCCCCGCATCACCTGGAGACCAGCGTGCCGGGGGTTTTCGTCGCGGGCGACGTGCGTGCCGAATCCGCGAAGCGGGTGGCCGCGGCGGTCGGCGAAGGGTCGATGGCCGTGATGTTCGTACACCGCTACCTGGCCGAGACCTGA
- a CDS encoding sensor histidine kinase gives MSASCQRDELRTLFLFESLSDDQLDRLCRDGAMATIEPGPIFAEGEPATCLYVLLEGEIALSKRSGGADIETLRSSQRGAYLGAWSAFLEDAQTYEVSARAIRPCRMFVLDATCLGEFMRTEFPMACHFLVGQSVGRFRQSRILGPHDRLIQLGQLTAGLTHELNNPAAAAVRATAELRSRIASLRHKLSLLADGSIDREAMSDLVQISDEVAELITKSHDLTPLQKSDREDEIGAWLQQRGIDRAWQLAPTYAEAGLDTDHLEQIVATLAHHPGADASAVLRGAVEWLTCTIEAELLMAEITDATTRVSDLVEQTKQYTQLDRAPFDYADVHGLLSTTVGMLAHRLGTDIAVVTDFDATLPPLPCWPAELNQVWTNLIDNAATAMRGGGTLTLRTLHQGDMARVEVCDDGPGVPDDLRERIFDPFFTTKPIGEGVGLGLDLAARVVDKHGGSLWVESAPGDTRFITVLPLTLPFSDTDTAI, from the coding sequence ATGTCCGCCTCATGCCAGCGCGACGAACTGCGCACGCTGTTCCTGTTCGAATCGCTGAGCGACGACCAGCTCGACAGGCTGTGCCGCGACGGCGCCATGGCGACAATCGAGCCCGGCCCGATCTTCGCCGAGGGCGAGCCGGCGACATGCCTGTACGTGCTGCTCGAGGGTGAGATCGCGTTGTCGAAGCGGTCCGGCGGCGCAGACATCGAGACCCTGCGGTCCTCGCAGCGCGGCGCCTACCTGGGCGCATGGTCGGCGTTCCTGGAGGACGCGCAGACCTACGAGGTCTCGGCGCGCGCGATCCGCCCGTGCCGGATGTTCGTCCTGGACGCCACCTGCCTCGGCGAGTTCATGCGCACCGAATTCCCGATGGCCTGCCACTTCCTGGTGGGCCAGTCCGTCGGCAGATTCCGCCAGAGCCGCATCCTCGGACCACATGACCGGCTGATCCAGTTGGGACAGCTGACCGCCGGGCTCACCCACGAACTCAACAACCCCGCGGCGGCCGCCGTGCGCGCCACCGCAGAACTGCGCTCACGCATCGCGAGCCTGCGCCACAAACTCAGTCTGCTCGCCGACGGTTCGATCGATCGCGAGGCGATGTCCGATCTGGTGCAGATCTCCGACGAAGTGGCCGAACTGATCACCAAATCGCACGATCTGACGCCGCTGCAGAAGTCCGATCGCGAGGATGAGATCGGCGCCTGGCTCCAGCAGCGCGGCATCGACCGGGCCTGGCAGTTGGCCCCGACCTACGCCGAAGCCGGCCTGGACACCGATCACCTCGAGCAGATCGTGGCCACCCTGGCCCACCATCCGGGTGCCGACGCCTCGGCCGTGCTGCGCGGCGCTGTCGAGTGGTTGACCTGCACCATCGAAGCCGAACTGCTGATGGCCGAGATCACCGACGCCACCACGCGGGTGTCGGATCTGGTCGAGCAGACCAAGCAGTACACGCAGCTGGACCGCGCGCCGTTCGACTACGCCGACGTCCATGGCCTGTTGTCGACCACGGTCGGCATGCTCGCGCACCGCCTCGGCACCGATATCGCGGTGGTGACGGATTTCGACGCCACCCTGCCGCCCCTGCCGTGCTGGCCGGCCGAACTCAACCAGGTCTGGACCAATCTGATCGACAATGCCGCCACCGCCATGCGCGGCGGGGGCACGCTGACGCTGCGCACCCTGCACCAGGGGGACATGGCCCGCGTCGAGGTGTGCGACGACGGTCCCGGCGTCCCCGACGACCTGCGGGAGCGCATCTTCGACCCGTTCTTCACCACCAAGCCGATCGGAGAGGGCGTCGGCCTGGGGCTGGACCTCGCGGCCCGGGTCGTGGACAAGCACGGCGGCAGCCTCTGGGTGGAATCCGCACCAGGCGATACGCGTTTCATCACAGTGTTGCCGCTGACCCTGCCCTTCTCCGACACCGACACCGCCATCTAA